The genomic window ActacataataaataacaataataacagatGATGGATGATAGGTTAAATTATAGATGATGGGTGTTTCTGTAAATCATACTTACTGTTAATgcatgctgattttttttattaattggctGGTCATCTTCAGAAGCATCTACATGCACTCACACCATGTataagaatattatatatatatatatatatatatatatatatatatatatatttatatatacacacacacacatataaataatattaaataaattcataataaataataataatcatttattataaaattgttttagagctgatggatggatggatggatggatggatggattcgatagatagatagatagatagatagatagatagatagatagatagatagatagatagatagatagatagatagatagatagaagtatCACTTTTGTGGAcaagatgaaaataataattcatattccAGTTTTAGGCAATTACATTTTGAGGTATAAAtcttcaattattcaaataaaattttcaaatgaaaaaaatatattccataaaaatcataatatttattacattcttttttttcagttaattttctggatttgaagataaaataaatgaaattattaatctGATTCAATGAGTTGACAATATGCTAGCTGGCAGTTTTGAGTGACACTTTCTTTAAATGAAGTAatgacaaaaaattaaataaaatcaaatatatattcttCCTGAACTAACAAAAATGATAAAGCCATCACTTACGCGGTTTGGGACACAGGCTTCTGCTTCTTATTAAAAAGACACAatgattaattattgtaatttttgctTTGTAGATACATTTACTGCCTAATgaaaaaaacctttttgttttATAGCATCTGATCTTCAAAATCCCAGAAAAGAACAAACAATAATAGAGCACAAAAATTGTGTTTACATCGTGTTTCatgttaattgattaattaatgaaatacaaAGTCTTGACCAAAAACACATGATGATTGTACATGAGAGCCTCCTACACCAACATTAGCTTTTTGATATTTCCACATCTCTCTTTCTAAGGAATAAGATACAACTCAATAAAACAATTATGTATAATATTAAGGTGCCTTAACTGTGAAATCATGGCAAAAGAATTCAAACATGAAGTAACTCATTTCgctgttttacagtgttttacagtGGTTTGCTGTGCGTGACGGTGTAAATCAGATACTGTAGGTCTGTCGTTTGTAAATCTAGATGGTGTGTCTTTCTTATGAAGCAGCCGTGTTAAAGCTCCGAGCAACAGGTTTTTGGCTGCCTGCACaatagataaatgaataaataaaaataatttaatatacttaaaatccacacacacacacacacaaaatataatatacttaaaacacacaaaaatgtatatgtacatatatatatatatatatataaatatatatatatgtaaacaataCAATCAATTGCTTTCACCTCTGGGTCCAAAATCTCTCATGTAGCAGTTAGTGCAGTATGGCTTCTCATCGTGCTGCACAGAGATGTAACAGTGACATTAAAAGGCAACATTTATAgcatatatgaaaatgtatatatatatgtatgtatacctcTGCATGCTGGCCAGCTGTTAGCTGTCTTTTACACTTGTGACACTTCAAGCACAACGGGTGATAATCTCGTCCCAATGACCTCTTCTTCTCACCTGCATGGATCAAAGGTCAAAGGTTAAGCAATCAGCCAGGTGTGTTTGCTGAAGCTGGGGTTAGTTTGGTAAGAGTCAAGGGAGCTGCTTAAAATCATGCCATAGATGTGTGCGGTGGTTTGTTTATGTGAGTTTTGTATGTAAGTCTGGTTTCACCAtggaataataaatacattttaatttatttatttaatttttattttttttattagcttttccTGATATATTATAACACATATATGAACACAATAATGTACATTCTGTCTCATTACTTAATTTACTCTTTTTCGCTCATAGGTGAATGTTTTTGGGttaaaaatcatttgttttaattttaaactgaatTATTTCTGCTCATCCTCTGAAATTATGTGTCCTTCAGTTTGTAAGCATTTGTGGTACTGTAGATTTGCCTCATAGGTTTTATACTGTAAGGTAAGGTTTTTtctgccactgaaaaaaaaaacgttattgcaactttttatctcacaattctgattttataactcgcaattagtagtttatatcatgcaattctgagaaaaaaagtctgcattgtgattttatatcacgcaattctaagaaaaaagtctgaattgacaatttacagaattcttagaaaaaagtctgaactgacaatttatatcatgcaattctgagaaaaaagacagaattgtgagtttatttcaAGCAGTTCTGAGAAaacaagtcagaattgtgagataaaaaggcgcaactaccttttttatttttaattcagtggcggaaacgggcttccatagtcAAAATGattctgttgtaaaaaaaaaaaagataataataactgaattatTCTATTCGTTTTCACCGCCCAATACTATGGAAAATGAGAATCTGAATTTAGATTACACTCTCAATAATTCCTCAAAATGTTGATTCCACAGTCATTTTGGACTGAATTCCCATTCTCAGTTCTATGTAGATATTCCCCTTTCATGTGCCCCTCTTCCTACTGAACCCCTGAATGTTACCACTGGACATGAAACCAGGATGAAAATGAGTCTGAACCTCtagctttttctcttttttttatttgtttatttatttcatttcggtCCTCACAGACAATcaatcatacaaaaataaataaagttgtacaTAATAACCGAAAAGGTGTAGGCTGAAGCCTCTGCTTATTAAGCCTACCCTTTGTACATAATTATCAATCAAATGAGCGGCACTTTTTCACTAGTAGCGATTCATACAAGGCACACATATACAAagtatataaagaaaaaataaaataaaataaattataatacccgttaaattaaataatcattaacCACCTTGCTTAAACATTTTCTTGAATTGAATTACACAATTTTAATTCCGTATGCAAATTATTCCATATTCCACTTCCTGGCAGAACCAGACCTGCCTGCAGTCCAGCTCAATACAGAGGGAGCTTTTTTCCCTTGGTTTCAATGCTGAATGCTGACTGGCAGCTACATGGTTTTTTAGGCCAAATTCTCATCTTTCTTCAAGTGTTCATAGGTTTCAGTATTGTTATCTGCCAATTTAAACAGTCAAGCCTCTCTAGCTCTGGCCTATTCCACTTCCTGCCACAGGCAGACACTTCCTGTGCTCGCGTGACTCATGTTGTGATGTGCTGATGGCAGTTAGGAAGCAGCAGACTGATTAACTCTACACAAAGGTATTGAGATATAGGCTTACACACACTTGGTTACacaaaaaagtgtttgtttgacCTAGCATAAAAGCAGAAACTAAAGCTAATTCAAAGTTACCATTTGGCAT from Carassius auratus strain Wakin chromosome 1, ASM336829v1, whole genome shotgun sequence includes these protein-coding regions:
- the LOC113107373 gene encoding cysteine-rich protein 3; the protein is MVSFCPVCGKPVYFGEKKRSLGRDYHPLCLKCHKCKRQLTAGQHAEHDEKPYCTNCYMRDFGPRGSQKPVARSFNTAAS